In Carassius carassius chromosome 7, fCarCar2.1, whole genome shotgun sequence, one genomic interval encodes:
- the LOC132143440 gene encoding integrator complex subunit 15-like, with product MSDIRHALLRRDPLSAAKEVLYHLDISLGSALQSSTGPTPGLEKSTVELVEEFIFHVPKDRNIQPKRMSCVQELQLLEIMCSYFQEQSKDAIRQIIFSALFSLQGNKADESRMAMLGKLVSMAIAVCRVPILECAATWLQRTHSAWCVRLAQVLMDDYCTLVPYAISTLQNICSASPRFCCQLITAVTALYDFSSDELTPPPALLEMLVGWITEDPRLLLLTFINTPLNSSLPLGCLELTPLLGLLRWCVKAPLAYQRGRKSALTNGHGESEKGTAYEELYSKLHLSVLQVFLMLQVHLTEQNLIGRLAVLPVESVATLVEEVSRLCEKLTPFPAANHIQLALDRLAQALQVAMATGALLCAREDLRALCSRLPHNNLLQLVMSGPVVQPPPHSGPFQPNMYPHIHPGRPSALSPHSPHPVLSPHPALSPHHPLTAHTAHPSLSPHAFHPAAMAFPYRPIR from the exons ATGAGTGATATCCGGCATGCATTGCTGCGGCGTGATCCACTGAGCGCGGCTAAAGAGGTTCTGTATCATCTGGACATCTCACTGGGCAGCGCTCTGCAGAGCTCCACCGGTCCCACGCCTGGACTAGAGAAGAGTACGGTGGAGCTGGTGGAGGAGTTCATCTTTCATGTCCCTAAAGACAGGAACATCCAACCTAAG AGGATGAGCTGCGTTCAGGAACTGCAACTGCTGGAGATCATGTGCAGTTACTTCCAGGAACAGAGCAAAGATGCAATCAGACAGATCATTTTCTCTGCACTCTTCAGTCTTCAAGGCAACAAGGCTGATGAGAGCCGCATGGCCATGCTTGGGAAGCTAGTTTCAATGGCTATAGCTGTGTGTCGGGTGCCAATACTAGAGTGTGCAGCCACCTGGCTACAG cgCACACACTCTGCATGGTGCGTGCGTTTGGCTCAGGTGCTGATGGATGATTACTGCACACTGGTGCCATATGCCATCTCTACCCTGCAGAACATCTGTTCAGCCAGTCCTCGCTTCTGCTGTCAGCTCATCACTGCAGTAACGGCTCTCTATGACTTCTCCTCAG ATGAGTTGACTCCGCCTCCTGCACTCTTGGAGATGCTGGTTGGTTGGATCACAGAAGATCCCAGACTACTGCTCCTCACCTTCATCAACACACCCCTCAATTCCAGCCTGCCGTTAGGCTGCCTTGAGCTCACGCCTCTTTTGGGTCTGCTCCGGTGGTGTGTAAAAGCCCCGTTGGCCTATCAGAGAGGCCGCAAGTCAGCTTTGACCAATGGCCATGGGGAAAGTGAAAAAGGGACAGCATATGAAGAGCTATACTCTAAACTGCACCTGAGTGTTCTGCAAGTCTTTCTCATGCTGCAG GTCCACCTGACAGAACAGAATTTGATAGGTCGGCTAGCTGTGCTTCCTGTGGAGTCTGTTGCCACGTTGGTAGAGGAAGTCAGCCGTCTGTGTGAGAAGCTCACGCCCTTCCCTGCTGCCAATCATATCCAGCTGGCACTGGATAGGCTGGCGCAAGCTCTTCAGGTCGCCATGGCAACAGGAGCTCTTCTGTGTGCTAGAG AGGACCTACGGGCTTTGTGCTCCAGACTTCCCCACAACAA tctGTTACAGCTTGTGATGTCCGGTCCAGTAGTGCAGCCTCCACCTCACAGTGGACCCTTCCAGCCCAACATGTATCCACACATCCACCCGGGTCGGCCCTCTGCTCTCTCTCCCCACAGCCCGCACCCAGTACTGTCACCGCACCCAGCGCTGTCCCCACATCACCCGCTAACTGCCCACACCGCACACCCTTCTCTCTCTCCACACGCCTTCCATCCTGCTGCCATGGCCTTTCCATACCGGCCCATTCGTTAA
- the LOC132143005 gene encoding phosphomannomutase 2-like, whose amino-acid sequence MASSSGDPTTLCLFDVDGTLTAARQKATPDMHQFLNELRQRVRVGVVGGSDLDKIKEQLGDDVINRVDYVFAENGLVAYRFGQLHSVQNIQAHLGEEVLQDFINFCLNYLSKIKLPKKRGTFIEFRNGMLNVSPIGRSCSQEERIEFFELDKKEKIREKFVSVLKDEFAGKGLAFSIGGQISFDVFPEGWDKRYCLGIVEKDSYQRIHFFGDKTMPGGNDYEIFVDPRTIGHEVKSPEDTLRICKELFLSSAIQNEVQ is encoded by the exons ATGGCCAGTTCTAGCGGGGACCCGACAACACTTTGTTTGTTTGATGTGGACGGGACTTTAACAGCTGCTCGCCAG AAAGCGACTCCTGACATGCATCAGTTCTTGAATGAACTCAGACAGCGAGTGAGAGTCGGGGTGGTTGGAGGATCAGACCTGGACAAAATTAAAGAACAGTTGGGTGATGATG TTATTAATAGAGTGGATTACGTGTTTGCTGAGAACGGTTTGGTAGCATACAGGTTTGGGCAGCTGCATTCTGTGCAG aataTTCAGGCACACTTGGGAGAGGAggttttacaggattttattaaTTTCTGCCTCAATTACCTTTCAAAGATAAAACTGCCCAAGAAAAG AGGAACATTTATTGAATTCCGTAACGGAATGCTGAATGTCTCCCCAATTGGTCGAAGCTGCAGTCAAGAAGAGAGAATTGAATTCTTTGAACTTGATAAG AAGgagaaaatcagagaaaagtttGTCTCTGTTTTAAAGGACGAGTTTGCTGGGAAAGGACTAGCTTTCTCCATTG gtgGGCAGATCAGCTTTGATGTGTTTCCAGAGGGTTGGGATAAGCGATACTGTCTGGGAATTGTAGAGAAAGACTCATATCAGCGCATCCATTTCTTTGGAGACAAGACTATGCCT gGCGGAAACGATTATGAAATCTTTGTTGACCCCAGAACAATTGGTCATGAGGTCAAGTCTCCTGAGGACACactgaggatctgcaaggagCTCTTCTTGAGCTCTGCCATCCAGAATGAAGTACAGTAG